Genomic DNA from Niallia circulans:
AAGTGTTGTTGAAAAAGGAATTAAGTTTTTGAAAGAAAAGGAAGAGGTTCCAAATGGAAAGCTGTACTGGCTTGTGTGGGTGACAATTGACCGCAAGCTGGAGGGTGCTTATTACGCAGGGGTTACTGCTTGTGAAATGACTGTTGACCGTTCGATTCGCAGAGGCTATAAGTCACTGCCAGAGCATGTGAACAAAATGGATAAATCAATGAAACGACATATCATGGTAGATCATATGGATGACAAATCAAAAAAATTGCTTGCAGATTTTTTAATCAAACATGACGAGTCACTTTGGAACAATTCAACAGATCAGCTGAAAAACGATTTACTTGGATAAAATTCAAAAACCCCAGCCTTCAAACGTGAAGGCTGGGGTTTTTTTATTACCAATGGAAAATTCGTTTATACCATGGTAGCTTCTCGACTTGTTTTTGGCCGCTGTCATCGGTCGGCTTCGACGACTCATTTTTAGGAAGGTCGTCGCAATATTGGGTTGGAACCTTATCCTTAGTGAAATACATTAATCTTTTTGGTGAACAAGCCTCTGTCGCAAGCTTGCCGCTTTTCGGGTCAATATAAGCAGCGGCAGTTCCCTTCGTTGGTTTAAAGCCAACTATTGGTTGATTCTTGAGGCTGTTTTCCATAAATTTAACCCAAACCTTTTTGGCATAAGTTTTATCGGCCGAGATGGTAATAGGACTACCATCATCGTAGCCTGTCCATACAGCAGAAACGAGCTGAGGAGTATAGCCAATCATCCAGCTGTCAGATTCAGTTGTTCCCGATTTTCCAGCGTAAATTCTCGTAATATTATTTAAGATGGTACTGCCAGTCACGCTTGCATAGCCATTTAGATTTTTGTCAAACATGCCTGTCATCATAGAATTCATGATGAATGCTAAATCTTCATTCAAAACCTGTTCTTTTTCTTGTTTATTTCTATAAACCACTTGCCCGTCTGCTGTCTCAATTTTCGTAATGAACACTGGTGAAGTGTTCTGGCCACCATTTGCGAGCATGCTGTATGCGTTAGCCATTTCGACTACCTTCACATTGGAAGTTCCTAATGCCAAGGAAGGAACGACCTGCATCGGTGTTGACAGTCCAAACCTTTTAGCTGTGTCTGCCAACACATCCATTCCAAGAAATAAATGTGTCTTAACTGCGTATACATTATCTGATAAAGCGAGTGCTTGGGCCATCGTGATGTTTCCATCCGCATACTTATTGTTAAAATTATGAGGTATATATGGATCACGGCCATCATCAAACCGGAAGGTCGTTTTTTCACTGCTCATCAACGTCACAGGCGTAAATCCATGCTCTAAAGCTGCATAGTAAAGAAGCGGCTTAATGGTAGATCCAGGCTGACGCGCAGCCTGTGTCGCCCTGTTGAAGGAACTTTCGCTGTAATCCCGACCACCAACCAGCGCTTTAACATAACCGTTGCTTGGATCCATTGCAACAAAGCCAACTTGGATATTACTCGTGTCACTTATTTCACTTTTGACTGTATCTTCTGCAGTTTTTTGCTGCTTTGTATTTAAGGTTGTATATACACGCAACCCGCCAAGCTGAATGGCCCGATCGTCCATATTCAGCTCTGTTTTTAAGATGTTTTTCACGGCATCCTGAAAGTAAGGTGCTGTTTCTGCACTTGATATAGGGAATTCTCCTGTAAACTCAAGCTTTGCTGCTTCTGCTGCCTGCATATCCTTTTCACTGATATAGCCGTTTTCCATTAAGGAATGAAGAATAATACCTTGTCTCTTCTTGGCATTCTCAGGTGATACTAGTGGAGAGTAAACACTCGGCCCTTTCGGTATACCTGCGAGCATTGCTGCCTCACCTAACGTTAGATCTGCTGCAGGCTTACCAAAATAAAACTGGCTTGCGGCTTCAGCACCATAAGCGCCATGACCATAATAGATGGTATTAATATAACCCTCAAGGATTTCCTGCTTTGTGTAGAACATCTCGAGCCTGATTGTATAAAAGGCTTCAGAAAGCTTTCTTTTCCACGTCTTTTCATGCTCTAAAAAAAGATTTCTAGCATACTGCTGTGTGATAGTACTTGCACCCTGTACCTTTGCCATTGCCTTTATGTCAGCAAGCATCGCTGCTGCTATGCGTTTATAATCAAAGCCATGATGGTCATAGAAACCCTTGTCCTCTATGGATACAGTTGCATTGATTAAATCTGGACTTATTTCCTCAATCGGAACCCAGTATCTCTTTTGCCCACTGTTGCTCTCACCGATAATCGTTCCATCGTCAGAATAGTAAATGGTTGACTGGGAAACAGTTAAAGGCGGTGCACCCAAAACCTTCGCATAGATAAGGACCCCTGCAAAACCAATGCTGAAAATAAACGCGGCCAGTATTGCCAGAATGATAATCAGCCTGATATATTTGGCTGAATTCTTCAGGCGATCCTTTGCAATGACTTCCATTTACAATCCACCTCCAAGTGGTCCTGTCGTATTTATGATTGATGTCATATTTTTGAACTCCTATATTGAAGTATTTCGGAATAATAGATAGCACTAGTATGTGGATAAGATTGGAATTTTAAACCTTTTATAACGGAGCTAGTAAATTTTTCTTGCATTTTAGCGAATATACTCTATACTTTTTTTCGTGTTTGTTATTTATTTGTTTGGGAAGTATATAGGGTAAATGGGTAATGAAGCCTTGTAAATATATGCTTTTTGCGTATGTGCCTGTCCCAATTGATTAGGATTACTCTATCAATATGGTCGAAGCTATCAATAGTCAAAGCAGATTTCACACCCTTCTACATAAGGGCAATTAAGAATGGAGGAAGCAAAGATGGGATTATGGTTTACAGAAAAACAAACAGATAACTTCGGAATTACGATGAAAATTAAACAAACATTACATACAGAACAAACAGATTTTCAAAAGCTTGATATGGTCGAAACAGAGGAATGGGGCAATATGCTCCTGCTAGATGATATGGTCATGACCTCTGTCAAGGACGAATTCGTATATCATGAAATGGTCGCACATATACCTTTGTTCACACATCCGAATCCGGAGAATGTGTTAGTAGTGGGCGGCGGAGATGGCGGTGTCATTAGGGAAGTGTTAAAGCATCCTAGTGTGAAAAAGGCTACTTTAGTAGATATTGACGGAAAGGTCATTGAATATAGTAAAAAATTTCTGCCAGAAATAGCTGGGAAATTGGATGATCCTCGGGTTGAAGTGAAGGTCGGCGATGGTTTCATGCATATTGCAGAGAGCGAAAATGATTATGATGTCATTATGGTCGATTCTACAGAGCCTGTTGGACCTGCAGTCAATTTATTCACTAAGGGCTTCTACGATGGAATTGCAAAGGCATTAAAGGAGGATGGCTTATTTGTAGCCCAGTCCGATAATCCTTGGTTTAAAGCAGATCTTATCCGTGCGGTTCAGAAGGATGTTAAAGAGATATTCCCAATTACGAGATTGTACATCGCTAATATTCCAACATATCCAAGCGGCATGTGGGCATTCACA
This window encodes:
- the speE gene encoding spermidine synthase; the protein is MGLWFTEKQTDNFGITMKIKQTLHTEQTDFQKLDMVETEEWGNMLLLDDMVMTSVKDEFVYHEMVAHIPLFTHPNPENVLVVGGGDGGVIREVLKHPSVKKATLVDIDGKVIEYSKKFLPEIAGKLDDPRVEVKVGDGFMHIAESENDYDVIMVDSTEPVGPAVNLFTKGFYDGIAKALKEDGLFVAQSDNPWFKADLIRAVQKDVKEIFPITRLYIANIPTYPSGMWAFTIGSKKHDPLEVKDDRFHELETKYYTKELHKAAFVLPKFVKDLTE
- a CDS encoding transglycosylase domain-containing protein yields the protein MEVIAKDRLKNSAKYIRLIIILAILAAFIFSIGFAGVLIYAKVLGAPPLTVSQSTIYYSDDGTIIGESNSGQKRYWVPIEEISPDLINATVSIEDKGFYDHHGFDYKRIAAAMLADIKAMAKVQGASTITQQYARNLFLEHEKTWKRKLSEAFYTIRLEMFYTKQEILEGYINTIYYGHGAYGAEAASQFYFGKPAADLTLGEAAMLAGIPKGPSVYSPLVSPENAKKRQGIILHSLMENGYISEKDMQAAEAAKLEFTGEFPISSAETAPYFQDAVKNILKTELNMDDRAIQLGGLRVYTTLNTKQQKTAEDTVKSEISDTSNIQVGFVAMDPSNGYVKALVGGRDYSESSFNRATQAARQPGSTIKPLLYYAALEHGFTPVTLMSSEKTTFRFDDGRDPYIPHNFNNKYADGNITMAQALALSDNVYAVKTHLFLGMDVLADTAKRFGLSTPMQVVPSLALGTSNVKVVEMANAYSMLANGGQNTSPVFITKIETADGQVVYRNKQEKEQVLNEDLAFIMNSMMTGMFDKNLNGYASVTGSTILNNITRIYAGKSGTTESDSWMIGYTPQLVSAVWTGYDDGSPITISADKTYAKKVWVKFMENSLKNQPIVGFKPTKGTAAAYIDPKSGKLATEACSPKRLMYFTKDKVPTQYCDDLPKNESSKPTDDSGQKQVEKLPWYKRIFHW
- a CDS encoding YwhD family protein — translated: MEEKKKKTIGFNIIKNAPTDGHKGFGIGALSLENVSPVIIDVEAGETVVDVGAMHARSVVEKGIKFLKEKEEVPNGKLYWLVWVTIDRKLEGAYYAGVTACEMTVDRSIRRGYKSLPEHVNKMDKSMKRHIMVDHMDDKSKKLLADFLIKHDESLWNNSTDQLKNDLLG